The following proteins are co-located in the Carassius gibelio isolate Cgi1373 ecotype wild population from Czech Republic chromosome A21, carGib1.2-hapl.c, whole genome shotgun sequence genome:
- the LOC127942076 gene encoding tubulin polyglutamylase complex subunit 2, translated as MEEVKDDNTYKGFVERLTLGITRVLENLPGVLDVRFVEKPPAEKRCLLSWEQKNNCALPEDLRDFYLTTDGFMLAWNTKLENEVVPVGCMMINNVALLRPLIQSNVYSLPNAPTLDDLDFDDDLEESDGPEKPHFDFRSRIFELDPCNGNGKVCLVYKNCTSGVVAQQCEVWFLDRSLFWHYLTPSFTAYYRLMITHLGLPEWQYNFTPYGPSPQAKQWAALYQPLTFHDDSHPDAACEPFLNKLDPAEAFRGKAKPPTPKKKQAAQAPVSGGSTAKAQGVSGRHSGTKR; from the exons ATGGAGGAGGTGAAAGATGACAACACATACAAGGGTTTTGTAGAAAGACTCACCCTCGGTATTACTCGGGTTTTGG AGAACCTCCCAGGTGTGCTAGATGTACGGTTTGTAGAGAAACCTCCTGCAGAAAAGCGATGCCTTCTGTCTTGGGAGCAA AAAAACAACTGTGCTTTGCCAGAAGATCTAAGAGATTTCTATCTTACAACAGATGGCTTTATGCTTGCCTGGAACACCAAGCTGGAAA ATGAAGTGGTTCCAGTGGGTTGCATGATGATCAACAATGTTGCTCTGTTACGCCCCCTGATTCAGTCTAATGTATATTCGCTCCCCAATGCACCTACTTTAGATGATCTGGACTTTGATGATGACTTAGAGG AATCTGATGGCCCTGAAAAACCTCATTTTGATTTTCGTAGTCGCATCTTTGAGCTGGACCCCTGCAATGGTAATGGCAAAGTATGTCTTGTTTACAAGAATTGCACTTCAG GTGTTGTGGCCCAGCAGTGTGAGGTGTGGTTCTTGGACCGATCACTTTTCTGGCATTATCTCACTCCCTCCTTCACTGCCTACTACCGGCTTATGATCACTCATCTGGGGCTGCCGGAGTGGCAGTATAATTTCACCCCATATGGCCCCAGCCCACAAGCTAAG CAATGGGCCGCCCTTTACCAACCTCTGACGTTCCATGACGACTCCCATCCTGATGCAGCCTGTGAACCTTTTTTGAACAAACTGGACCCAGCCGAGGCATTCCGTGGCAAGGCCAAGCCACCCACTCCCAAGAAGAAGCAGGCAGCACAGGCCCCAGTGAGCGGCGGGAGCACAGCCAAAGCACAGGGGGTCTCAGGGAGACACAGTGGGACTAAACGATAA